Sequence from the Curtobacterium sp. MCLR17_007 genome:
CGCGCCGCTGACCCCGGAGGCCTTGGCCGCAGCGGCACCGAGCACGAACGTGACGTCCACCCCGTGGCCGACCAGCCAGACGCTGCCCGCGGCCTTCCAGAAGACGTCCCAGTCGACCTGCAGGCCGTACTCGAAGCCCCACAGCAGCGTCAGCGGGACCAGGGCGATCCCGAGGCCGACGCCGACCGTCACGACCGCTTCGATCGCGGCGAGCAGAGCGGTTCCCAGGCGGTTCATCGCAGCGAGGATACGTGCCCGGCCGCATGGAGTCGGGCTGACGCGCGGCTGATCGTCCGAGCTCCACGACCCGCGCTCTGAGGTTGCGAGCTCGACACGCCATCCGAGGAACCGTGTACGGTGAAATTCCGGTGCCGGATGCAAGGGAGTTCTCATGGAGATCAGTCGCGGCATCCTGTCGAACATCACCAGCCGATCTCGGCTGGCTCCTCCGGCGCTCGCGCGGGGCACGCGTGGCGATGGTGGCTGAGCGGAGCCGCCGGAAGGCGAGCTGGATCAGCGCCTTGGTACTGCCCGACGGAGGCGTCGAGCGGGACGCCTCCGGGAACTTCGATCATCGCCTCCTGCGGGAGTGGGGCAGCGTGACGAAGAGCCTCACCGCGGCGGCGGTGACGGAAGCGGCCCGGCGCGGTTCCTTCTCCCTGGACGACGAGGTCGCAGCCCTCGTGCCGAGGTTGCCGCGCGCGAAGTACGCGATCGGGGAGCTGATCGAGCACAGAAGCGGGCTGCTCCGCGTTCCATGGCAGATGATGCTGCGCCCGTCCCGCGACCCCTACCGGTCGGTTGCGAACAGAGCACTACCTGAACGGTGGTCGGTGCCCCTTGGGGACCGAGGGGCGTACCTGTACTCCAACACGGGGTACGCGGTTCTCGGCGAGGTACTCGATGCCACGACTGGCGGATGGTGGGACTGGACGCGACAGAACGTGTTCGGCGCAGATCTTGCGCGGTCTCCGACCCTTGCTCCCGACCAAGAGCTGATGGCGGTGCACTCGGGGACGAACGGTGCGCCTCGTCGACCCTGGACGCTCAGCAACGGTCCGTTCGCGGCTGCCGGCGGGGTGTGGTCCACGTTCGACGACCTGGTCGCGTTTGCCAGATGGAGTGCACGAGGCGCGGACACGCCTCCGGGATGGTCACGGCGCGACGGAGCGGACTTCATCAACGGAGCCACGCGAGACGCTCACGTCAGCATCGTCCGATCACTGGACGACGGCTGCGTCGCCGTCGTCCACTCCCTCGGACTCGGCTTCGCGACCGACTCCATGGCCGTCGACCTCCTCCGGACTGCACGGCGCCCCGGCTGCTCTTGACCCTTCAGCAGAAGCCTTCTGGCACACGATGCGAGACGGACGGGAGGCCCGGTGCCGACTGGCACCGGGCCTCCCGTCTGGTCTTCCGAGGGACCTCAGCCGCTAGTGGGCGGCGACCACCTCGCGCAGCAGCGCTGCCGTCTCGGACGGCGTCTTGCCGACCTTGACGCCAGCCGCCTCGAGCGCCTGCTTCTTCGCCTCGGCGGTGCCGGCCGAGCCGGACACGATCGCGCCGGCGTGGCCCATCGTCTTGCCCTCGGGGGCCGTGAAGCCCGCGACGTACCCGACGACCGGCTTCGTGACGTGCGCCTTGATGTAGTCGGCAGCGCGCTCCTCGGCGTCGCCGCCGATCTCGCCGATCATCACGATCGCGGTCGTCTCGGGGTCGGCCTCGAACGCGGCGAGCGCGTCGATGTGCGTCGTGCCGATGACCGGGTCGCCGCCGATGCCGATGGCGGTCGAGAAGCCCAGGTCACGCAGCTCGTACATCATCTGGTAGGTCAGGGTGCCCGACTTCGAGACGAGGCCGATCGGGCCCTTGCCGGTGATCGTCGCCGGAGTGATGCCGACGAGCGACTCACCCGGGGTGATGATGCCCGGGCAGTTCGGGCCGATGATGCGGGTCTTCCCGCCGAGCGCCTTGGCGTGCGCCCAGAACTCGGCCGAGTCCTGCACGGGGATGCCCTCGGTGATGACGACGACGAGCGGGATCTCGGCGTCGATGGCCTCCATCACGGCGTCCTTCGCGAACGCCGGCGGGACGAAGACGATCGAGACGTCGGCACCGGTGGTGTCGATGGCCTCGCGCACCGAGCCGAAGACGGGCAGCTCGACGTCGCCGTGGGTGACGGTCGTGCCGGCCTTGCGGGCGTTCACGCCACCGACCACCTGCGTGCCGGCCTTGAGCATGAGTGCGGTGTGCTTGGTGCCCTCGCCGCCGGTGATGCCCTGGACGATGACCTTGGAGTCCTTGTTGAGGAAGATCGACATGGTCAGTCCCTTCAGGCCGCTGCGGCGGCGAGTTCGGCGGCCTGCTCGGCCGCGTCGTCCATGGTCGCGGCGACGGTGACGAGCGGGTGCGCTGCCTCCGCCAGGATCCGGCGACCTTCTTCCACGTTGTTGCCGTCCAGGCGCACGACGAGCGGCTTGGTGGCCGCGTCGCCGAGGATGCCGAGCGCGGCGACGATGCCGTTCGCGACGGCGTCGCAGGCGGTGATGCCGCCGAACACGTTCACGAACACGCTCTTGACCTGCGGGTCGCCGAGGATGACGTCGAGGCCGTTGGCCATGACCTCGGCCGAGGCACCGCCGCCGATGTCGAGGAAGTTCGCGGGCTTGACGCCGCCGTGGCGCTCACCGGCGTAGGCGACGACGTCGAGCGTCGACATGACGAGCCCCGCGCCGTTGCCGATGACGCCGACCTGGCCGTCGAGCTTGACGTAGTTCAGGCCGTGCGCCTTCGCCTTGGCTTCGAGCGGGTCCTCGCTGGCGGTGTCCTCGAGCTGCTTGTGGGCGTCGTGGCGGAAGTCGGCGTTCTCGTCGAGGGAGACCTTGCCGTCGAGCGCCAGGATCTGACCGTCACCCGTGCGGACGAGGGGGTTCACCTCGACCAGCGTGGCGTCCTCGCCGGCGAACACGTCGTAGAGCTTCACGAAGACACCGGCGACCTGCTCGACGAGTTCGTCCGGGAACCCGGCCTGGCGAGCGATGTCCTCGCCGGCCTCCTGGTTGATCCCGGTCAGCGGGTTCACCTCGACGCGGGCGAGCGCCTCGGGCTTCTCGACCGCGAGCTGCTCGATCTCCATGCCGCCCTCGACGCTGACGAGCGACAGGTAGGAGCGGTTGGCGCGGTCGAGCAGCACGGAGAAGTAGAACTCCTCGGCGATGTCGGCACCCTGGGCGACCATGACGCGCTGCACGGTGTGGCCCTTGATGTCGAGGCCGAGGATCGCCTGCGCGTGCTCGAACGCCTCGTCCGGGGTCTTCGCGACCTTGACGCCGCCGGCCTTGCCGCGGCCGCCGACCTTCACCTGCGCCTTGACGACGACCACGCCACCGATCTTCTCGGCAGCCGCCCTCGCCTCCTCTGGGGTGTCGGCGATGATGCCCTGCAGCACAGGGACGCCGTAGGACTCGAAGAGGTCCCTGGCCTGGTACTCGAAAAGATCCACGCTGTTCTTCTTCCCGCACGGTTCGTGCGATCGGCATCGGTTCCACGCGGTCGCAGCACTCTCCGTCGAGGGTCGCTCGATGTCGAGACAACGGCCGCGGACCACACTAGCGGCGGCAGGTGGACAACGCGTGCGTCCGTCGGGAGGCACGGATCACGTCGGGTGGTTCGGCCGTCGCCGACCGGATGGCCACCGCGCGCAGTCCCGGTGCAGGCCGCCAGGACCGGCTCGGCACGGTGGATCGATGCACGACGCACTCCGCACCCGAGCCGCCGAGGTCTTCGGCTGGCAGCTCCGCCCCGACCAGCAGACCGTGATCGACGCCGTCCTCGCGGGCCGGGACGCCCTCGCCGTGATGCCGACGGGCTCGGGCAAGTCCGCGATCTACCAGGTGGCGGGACTCGCCCTCGACGGCCTGGTCGTCGTGGTCTCGCCGCTGGTCGCGCTGCAGGAAGACCAGGTCGTCGGCCTGGCACAGCACCCTGACGCACCGAAGGGCGTGACGGTGAACGCCACCAAGCGGTCCCGCGACCTGACCGAGGCGTGGGAGGCGGTCACCGCGGGCGACGTCCGCTACGTCTTCCTCGCGCCGGAGCAGCTCGCGAAGCCCGACGTGCAGGACCGCCTGCGCGACGCCGGGGTCGGCCTGGTCACGGTGGACGAGGCGCACTGCGTGTCGTCCTGGGGCCACGACTTCCGCCCGGACTACCTGGCGCTCGGCGAGGCGATCGAGCGCCTGGGGCGTCCGCCCGTGCTGGCCCTGACCGCGACGGGCTCCGCCCCCGTGCGGGACGACGTCGTCGCGCGGCTCGGGATGCGCGACCCGCTCGTGCTCGCGGCCGGGTTCGACCGTCCGGAGCTCCGGCTCGAGGTCCGACGCCACGAGGACGACGAGGGCAAGCGCGAGGCCGTCGTCGCGCAGGTCGCCGGGCTGCCCGGCGCCGGGGTCGTCTACGTCGCCACGCGGGCCGAGACCCTCGTGTATGCCGACGAGCTCGTCGAGCACGGTCGCCGCGCACAGCCGTACCACGCCGGACTCCGCGTGCGGGACCGGGAGCGGGTGCTGACCGGCTTCCACGACGGCTCCGTCGAGGTCGTGGTCGCCACGAGCGCGTTCGGGATGGGCATCGACAAGCCCGACGTCCGCTTCGTGGTGCACGCCGACGTGCCCGAGTCCGTCGACGCCTACTACCAGGAGGTCGGACGCGCCGGTCGTGACGGCGACGATGCCCTGGCCACGCTGCACTACCGCGCCGAGGACCTGGGCCTGCGACGCTTCTTCGCGTCCGGCAGCCCGCGGCCCGCTTCGCTCCGCGCTGTCTTCGACGCCGTCCCCGCATCCGGGGCGATCGCCCGGACCGACCTGCCGGACGCATCGGGCCTCGCCGCACGCACCGCTGGCCGGGCGGTCAACGCCCTCGTCGAGGCCGGTGTGCTCGTCGACGGCCACGACGGCGTCGCCCGCGCGGCGGACGGCCCGGCGACCGCCGATGCCGCTGCCCGGGCGGCGAAGGAGCGGGCGCACGAGCGCGAGCGGGTCGAGGAGTCCCGGATCGCCATGATGCGCGAGTTCGCCGAGACACAGGGCTGCCGGCGACAGTTCCTGCTCGGGTACTTCGGGGACGAACTCGCCGAGCCGTGCGGCAACTGCGACACGTGCACCGCCGGCACCGCCGCCGTCACGCATGCAGCCGACGGGTCGCACGACGCCGAGTGGCCGCCGGACGCCGACGTGGAGCACGCGGAGTGGGGTCACGGCACGGTGATGAGCACCGAGGACGACCGGCTGACGGTGTTCTTCGAGTCGGCGGGCTACCGCACGCTGGCGCTCGCGGACGTGGAGGACCGGCACCTGCTCGAGCGCGTCTGACGACCGGCGGGGGGATGCGCGGTCGCCCGGCTCCAGGCCGGCGACCGCGCTCCACTCCCCCGAGCACGAGCACGAGCAGTGTGCACGTCCTCCGTGTCCTGCCGGTGACGCCCGGGTGAACGGGCGACATCCTGGGCGGCGCTCGGAGCCGTGCGGCGTACACAGGAACACCCGACGGAAGGAGCGCGGATGACCGCGGAACAGAACCAGCAGGCCC
This genomic interval carries:
- a CDS encoding serine hydrolase domain-containing protein — protein: MVAERSRRKASWISALVLPDGGVERDASGNFDHRLLREWGSVTKSLTAAAVTEAARRGSFSLDDEVAALVPRLPRAKYAIGELIEHRSGLLRVPWQMMLRPSRDPYRSVANRALPERWSVPLGDRGAYLYSNTGYAVLGEVLDATTGGWWDWTRQNVFGADLARSPTLAPDQELMAVHSGTNGAPRRPWTLSNGPFAAAGGVWSTFDDLVAFARWSARGADTPPGWSRRDGADFINGATRDAHVSIVRSLDDGCVAVVHSLGLGFATDSMAVDLLRTARRPGCS
- the sucD gene encoding succinate--CoA ligase subunit alpha, yielding MSIFLNKDSKVIVQGITGGEGTKHTALMLKAGTQVVGGVNARKAGTTVTHGDVELPVFGSVREAIDTTGADVSIVFVPPAFAKDAVMEAIDAEIPLVVVITEGIPVQDSAEFWAHAKALGGKTRIIGPNCPGIITPGESLVGITPATITGKGPIGLVSKSGTLTYQMMYELRDLGFSTAIGIGGDPVIGTTHIDALAAFEADPETTAIVMIGEIGGDAEERAADYIKAHVTKPVVGYVAGFTAPEGKTMGHAGAIVSGSAGTAEAKKQALEAAGVKVGKTPSETAALLREVVAAH
- the sucC gene encoding ADP-forming succinate--CoA ligase subunit beta codes for the protein MDLFEYQARDLFESYGVPVLQGIIADTPEEARAAAEKIGGVVVVKAQVKVGGRGKAGGVKVAKTPDEAFEHAQAILGLDIKGHTVQRVMVAQGADIAEEFYFSVLLDRANRSYLSLVSVEGGMEIEQLAVEKPEALARVEVNPLTGINQEAGEDIARQAGFPDELVEQVAGVFVKLYDVFAGEDATLVEVNPLVRTGDGQILALDGKVSLDENADFRHDAHKQLEDTASEDPLEAKAKAHGLNYVKLDGQVGVIGNGAGLVMSTLDVVAYAGERHGGVKPANFLDIGGGASAEVMANGLDVILGDPQVKSVFVNVFGGITACDAVANGIVAALGILGDAATKPLVVRLDGNNVEEGRRILAEAAHPLVTVAATMDDAAEQAAELAAAAA
- a CDS encoding RecQ family ATP-dependent DNA helicase, translating into MHDALRTRAAEVFGWQLRPDQQTVIDAVLAGRDALAVMPTGSGKSAIYQVAGLALDGLVVVVSPLVALQEDQVVGLAQHPDAPKGVTVNATKRSRDLTEAWEAVTAGDVRYVFLAPEQLAKPDVQDRLRDAGVGLVTVDEAHCVSSWGHDFRPDYLALGEAIERLGRPPVLALTATGSAPVRDDVVARLGMRDPLVLAAGFDRPELRLEVRRHEDDEGKREAVVAQVAGLPGAGVVYVATRAETLVYADELVEHGRRAQPYHAGLRVRDRERVLTGFHDGSVEVVVATSAFGMGIDKPDVRFVVHADVPESVDAYYQEVGRAGRDGDDALATLHYRAEDLGLRRFFASGSPRPASLRAVFDAVPASGAIARTDLPDASGLAARTAGRAVNALVEAGVLVDGHDGVARAADGPATADAAARAAKERAHERERVEESRIAMMREFAETQGCRRQFLLGYFGDELAEPCGNCDTCTAGTAAVTHAADGSHDAEWPPDADVEHAEWGHGTVMSTEDDRLTVFFESAGYRTLALADVEDRHLLERV